The genomic region AGCCCATTTTCCACTTAATGACAACCGGGGCGGCATGATATACGCAAAAGGCGCAAGAATACCCGGCGATCAAGGCTTTGCGACACAATGCACGTGAGCACAGCATGCCAAAATCATTACTTTAGGCGAGGCGCGGAGGCATTTTTTTACGTAAAAAAGCAACTTTTTTCTTAAATATTGTACTATTTTTCACAACAATGCCGCACAGCCTTGGCAAAGTGCTTTCTTGCGCGTATGATCAAAATGGAATGTGCGGATGCGCCGCACCAACAAAGGCCTCGCATGGCCATATCCGCAAGGGTTAGCATTATAATGAAAGACGAACTTGGACTGTACTATCACCCGCAGGCGGGCAATGCCCTTTCGCGCGTCTACGTGCGCCGCGGGCCTGACGGCGAGGTTGAATTTCGCCTCTGGCGCGCCGACCATCCCGAAGTGTGGGAACGTCACCCATGGCTGAGCATGGCTGTGGTGCGCAGTGCCGCGCGCATGTATCAGCAAGAACGCAATGCCGACTCTGACCCCCTGCTGCTGTACGACATCGCCGTGGCCCGTGCCCTTCTCCAGGAGGACGAAGCGTGAACGGACGCTGGCTGCTGGCCAACCGCGATTTTCTCGTGCGCGATCTGGTGCGCGACTATTGCACTGTTTACAGCCTGCTGGCCGACCAACGCCGCCGCTTTGACGTGGACGGAGCCGTTTCTTACACGGCCTTGCGCGACCTTTTGGGCGAGGCCATGCGCAAGGGCGTTTTCTGGCGGCTCAAGGATACGGCCCATCACCTTTTCCGCAACAGCCCCGGCATAGAGGCCATGGCCCCCGGCGGCATGCCGCCGCTGGAGCTGCTTTTGCCGGAAGAACCCGCCGATGACAACGGCAATACTGCAGAGATGGCGCAGATCACTGCCCTGCGCCGCCATGCGGACAATGTGCTGCCCGGTGGCGCTCATGCCCAGAAGGCTTTTGAAACTCTCATTGACTGGTGCATCGGCTATGCCTTTCACGAATGCGCCAAACTGAAGGAAGACGCCTTTCAGGGCCAGCACTACGCCAATCGTCTTATACAAATTTCGCGCAGGCCCGGGGTCACGGCAGACATGTACAACCCCTTGCGCGGCCTTGGCGGCCAAACTTCTGAAAGCTCCTCACGCGAACTGTCGCGCATCATGCACGTTCTGGCCCACGGGCTGCGGCTTCTCACGAGCTATCTGGCGGTCGAACGGCACAACGCCCATCTGGCGCGCTGGCTTGCCACCGAGGAAGACTTTGCCCGCCAGGTCTTTGGCGCAGGTTACGAGCACCTTCTGGCTTCGCTCTTCGGCAATGACAGGGAGCGCCTCTACCTTCTGGCTGCCAGGGATTTTCTCAATGCTGGCCGCCGCAACCCTGCGCTGGCCCTGCTCGCCCGAGCACGCGATCGTGGCAGTCTGGGGCAGGAAGGCCTTGCCCTGCTGCATGAACTGGAATGCGCCGCCGCGTCTGAGGCCGACTGTTCCGGCCTGTGCGCCGCCTGCGGCAAAAAGAACACACTCCCCTGCCTGCCCTATCTGAGCGGTCAGGGGCGCGGATGTGCATGACGGTCAGACCGCTCCTTGTTTTTCTTGTTGCCCTGCTTTGCGCCGCGCTTTTGAGTGGCTGCGGTTCACGCTCCTGGCGTAAGGGCGGGGTTCCCGGCAGCCGCCCTTATACAGTGCGCGGCAAGACTTACTATCCCCTCAAGTCAGCCAACGGTTTTGTGGAAGAAGGCACGGCCTCATGGTACGGGCCCGGGTTCCACGGCAAAACTACGGCCAATGGCGAGACCTACAATCAGTACGCCATGACGGCGGCCCACAAGCTGCTGCCGCTGGGCACCAAGGTACGCGTCACCCATATGGGCAGCGGGCGCTCCATCATTGTGCGCGTCAACGACCGTGGGCCTTTTGTGGACGACCGAGTCATTGACCTCTCCCGCGCTGCGGCCAGCCGCCTGAATATCCTTGGCCCCGGAACGGCGCGGGTGCGCATTCAAAGTATGGGCGGCGTTGAACGCATGAAAGAAGACGGCGACCTCACCGGGGCTTTTTATGTGCAGGTTGGGGCATTTGCCGACAGAGTGAACGCCGACAACCTCATCAATATCCTTTCCCAGACCGGCAAACGCGGACGCCTCATATACGGCAGCAACAACATGTGGAATGTGCAGGTGGGGCCGTGGCCCGATTCTTTCGGAGCGCAGCAAGAGCTTGATATTTTCCGCGCCATGTATCCCGGCGCTTTTGTAGTGGGCGACAATTAGGGACAGTGTATAATTGTTCTTTTGCCCTCTGGCTGCGTCAGAAAGCCTTTTTTACTCCGGTCGAGTACTCTCATGTACACTCCTTCGTAAAAAAGGCTTATCTTCCTTGCCAGAGAACAAAAAAATCAATTATACATTGTCCCTAAACAATTTTTGCGACAACCGCTCCTGCGCAGCTTTCAAATTAACTCTAGTCTTGGACAACAAGAAACCCCGCTTGCGCGGGGTTTCATATTTCTGGAATGTGGCTGACTGCTACAGGTTGGCTGCGTACCAGTCGCCAGCAAGGCGCAGGCCCTGGCGCACGTCAAACTGGGGGCCGTAGCCCAGCAGCTTTTCCGCGCGGCTGATATCGGCAAGGGAGTGCCGCACATCGCCAGCACGGAAGTCGCGATGCACGCATTCGGCGCTCATGACTTCGGGCTTGTGGCGGGCCACTTCTTCCTTGATGAGGTCAAAAAGCTCATTCAGGGTGGTGCGCTGGCCAAAGGCCACGTTGTAAATCTTGTTGGTGGCTTCGCCCTGTGCAAAGCTGGCAAGCAGATTGGCCTGCACAACGTTGTCGATATAGCAGAAGTCGCGGCTGGTTTCGCCGTCGCCGTTCACAAAAACGGTTTCCTTCTTGATAAGGCTGGCGAACCACTGAGGAATAACAGCGGCATACGCGCCGTAAGGATCCTGACGCTGGCCGAACACGTTGAAATACCGCAGGCCAACACTGGAAAAGCCATAGCAGCGGTTGAACACGTCTGCATACAGTTCGTCCACGTACTTGGTGACAGCATAAGGGGAAAGCGGGCTGCCGATCTTGTCTTCCACCTTGGGCAGTTCGGGCGAATCACCGTAGGTGGAGGAAGACGCGGCGTACACAAAGCTCTTCACGCCCGCATCGCGCGCTGCCACAAGCATGTGCAGATAACCGGTGATATTGCAGCTGTTGGACAACAACGGGTCGTCAATGGAACGCGGCACAGAACCAAGGGCCGCTTCGTGCAGAACATGCTGCACACCCTTGCAGGCGGCGTGGCAGGTGTCGATATCGCGAATGTCGCCTTCGATGAAGCTAAACCGACTCCACGCTTCTGGGCCAACGATGTCGCGCACCATGTCCAGATTTTTCTGGTAGCCGGTAAGAAAGTTGTCCAGACCAACCACGGTCTGCCCAAGTTTCAGCAGATGTTCCAGCAGGTTGGAGCCAATAAAGCCCGCAACGCCGGTGATAAGCCAACGCGAAGGCTGGGCAGTCATGGATTTGGTAAGATCGGAATACGCGCTCATTTTTGCGTCCTGTTTTCAGATTTCCGGCCTGCGCCAAGGCATACTCCCGGGCAGCAGAACCATCCCTCTTTTACCCTGTAGCAGCGCGACTGTAAAGCCGCAGCGGCCTGCGCCGCCTATATATGCAAAAGCTTCTCCCCTTTTCATAACACGGTTGTAGTGCTATAGGCTTGCGCATGCGACACAAGCCCGCAGGGCAAGCGCCGAACAAGGGAGAGCGCCGAGCATGAAGATCATTGTTCTGGGCAACCAGACCAAAGCCATGAGCAACTTCTGGAGTGTATTGATCCGGCACATGCGCAAGGCCGGGCACGAGGTAGTTTGCTGCGCCCCGCCAGGCGATGCCGATGCTGAAGCAGCACTGGCCGCTCAGGGCGCGCGCCTGCGACACTATTCGCTGGACAGAAAGGGGTTGAACCCCCTGAGCGACCTGCGCACCACGCGTGAGCTGTTCCGCCTTTTCAGGGACGAAAAGCCGGACCTGCTTTTCGCCTCCACCATCAAGCCTGTGATCTACGGCTGCATGGCGGCGAGAGCGGCTGGGGTTCCCCACGTTTATGCCACCATCACCGGCCTTGGTTATGCCTTTGAGGCTGATTCCTTCTTCAAGAAATGCGTCAACCTTCTGGGCCGCCTGCTCTACCGCGTGGCGCTTTCGGGCGCGGAAGGCGTTTTTTTTCAGAATCAGGACGACATACAGGTTTTCCGCCAATCGGGCATCCTCGGGCGCAATGCGCGCGTGCTTACGGCGCGCGGCACCGGAGTGGATACCAAGCGCTTTGCCCCCAGCCCTTTCCCCAACTATTCCGCCGATGGCCGTCTGAGCGGTTCGCCCGTTTTTCTGCTGGTGGCGCGGCTGCTTGAAGCCAAGGGTTTGCCGGAATATGCTGAAGCCGCACGGTTGCTCAAGGCCCGGTACCCTGATGCCCGCTTTCAGGTGCTCGGCCCGCCGGAAAAAGGCCTTGGCAGCGTGAGCATGGAACAGATGGATGCATGGCAGAATCAGGGCTGCATAGAATACCTTGGTGAAACACGCGATGTACGCCCCTATGTGGCTGCCGCCCATGTGCTTGTGCTGCCCTCTTGGCGTGAGGGAACACCGACCTCTATTATGGAGGGAATGAGCATGGGCCGCCCCGCAGTGGTCACTGACGCCCCCGGCTGCCGCGAGGTTGTGCGCAACGGCGTCAACGGCTATCTTGTGCCGATACGCAACCCGCAGGCGCTGGCAGGCGCCATGGAATCCTTTATCACCAACCCTGAAAGCATTGCCCGCATGGGACAGGCCGGGCGCGAACTGGCCCTGAGTGAATTTGACGCAGAAAAAGTGGCAGCGCGCATTCTTGTAGACATGCGTGCGCCCGCCATTGAGGATACCCTATGATAAGCACATACCGCATGGCCATGATGCAGGTTCTGGATCTGATATGCATTTTGCTGGCTCTCAGCATTTCCGGCTTTCTGACGGTCGAATCCGATCTGAGCATTTTTCACGACTATACGGGCGCTACGCTCTTTACCATCTTCTTTTACATGCTCTTTTTTTACATCCTTGATGCGTACAGCGTTGGCAACGAGGACTTCAAGGAAACCGTGGGGCGTGTGCTGGTAGCCTGCCTGCTAGGCATTGTCTCTTCGGCTACCGCATCCTATGCCTTTCAGCACTGGCGTTTTGACCGCGAAACCGTGGCCATGCTTTTTGCCCTTTCACTGGCCTTTTCACTGGGCTGGCGCTGGATTTACCACCTCAATGCCGAAAGGCTCACCCATCCGCTGCGCATTTTGCTGGTAGGGGTGGACCGCGCGGGCAAGGTGCGCCAGTTGCTGGCAGAGGGCCTGCCCAAGGCCGAGATTCTTGGCTATGTCGGCGAGCGCGATCAGGGGCCGGATGCCGGGCCCTGCCTTGGTGCCCCCTTCATGGCACTGGACATTGCCAAAGAAAAACAGGCGACCATGATCCTGTTGCTGCCTGACGCGCCCATTGACGACGACATCGCCCATGATCTGCTGGAAGCAAAGTTGCGCGGCAGCATGGTGGTGGATATCCGCAGTTTTTACGAGCACGTGGTGCAGCGCCTGCCACTCTCGCAGATCAACGATGAGTGGCTGTTGCAGACCGAAGGCTTTTCGCTGAACACGCGCGGCTCGTTGCGCAGGCTCAAGCGCGCCCTCGATGTGCTGATTTCATTGCTCCTGCTCATTCCCGCAGCACCCATCATGCTGCTGACCGCCATTGTGGTACGGCTGGAATCGCCCGGCCCGGTCATTTACAAACAGGATCGCGTGGGCCTTTTTGAAAAGGAATTTACGGTCTACAAGTTCCGCTCCATGCGCGCCGATGCTGAAAAGAACGGAGCCGTATGGGCCAGCGCCCATGATGCGCGCGTGACAAGGTTCGGCAAGTTCATCCGCAAGGTGCGCATAGACGAACTGCCCCAGATATGGAACATTCTGAAGGGCGACATGAGCTTCATCGGCCCGCGCCCCGAGCGTATGGCCTTTGTGACCAAGCTCAAGGAAACCATCCCCTACTACAGCCTGCGGCATACGGTTAAACCCGGTCTCACCGGCTGGGCGCAGGTGTGCTATCCCTACGGCGCGTCAGAAGACGATGCCCGCCGCAAACTGGAATACGACCTGTATTACATCAAGAACATGTCCATTCTCCTGGATATAAATATCGTGTTCAAGACGGTCGGCGTTGTGCTCTTCCCTAAGGGAGCACGATAGTCCGAGACTGAAAGCGCATAGCAACTAAAATGACAAAAGCCCCGCTGGATAATCCTGCGGGGCTTTTTACGACCTTGAAAAAAGGGGAACTAAGCCATTACTTCCGCGATACTTTCAGCGGAACTTCTCAGATAGGTTGCAAAATCGCTGCCGCTGAGCGCCTGCGAAAAGATATACCCCTGAATGATACTGCAACCATTTTCTGCCAAGAAATCAATCTGTTCCCTCGTTTCAACCCCTTCGGCTACTGTTGCCATGCCAAGACCGGAGGCGAGAGTCAGCACGGTTTTGACAAGTTCGTTGGAGGCATTGAGCGGTGCGTTAATGCCGTCAATGAATGACTTGTCGATTTTCAGGCTGGCGATGGGCATGGTGTGCAGGTAGTACAACGATGAATACCCGGTTCCAAAGTCATCCAGATATATCTGTATTCCCTGCTCGCTCAACGCCGCTATGGCCCGCGACGCTTCAGCCATATTGGACATAAAGGCCGTTTCGGTGATTTCCATGCCCAGATGCTCGGGGCGCATGTCTTCCCGGCCCAGCACATCCAGCACATCATCCACAAATGTTTCAGCAATGATGCTGCGCCCGGACATGTTCACAGACATATGGACATTCCCTAGGCCCTGCTCCCTCCATTCCCTCTGCTGCCGACACGCCTTGCGCAGTACGTACATGTCGAGCCGCCGCACAAGCCCGGTTTCTTCAGCCAGGGGGATAAACACAGAGGGAGGAATCCACGTGCCGTCAGCGCGCTTCCAGCGCACCAGAGCTTCACAGCCTGCAACTGCGCCGTTGGCGATATCAATCTTGGGCTGGTAGTGCACCTCAAAGGCGGCACTGTCCATGGCGCGGAAAAGCTCAGTTTCCAGCGCCATGCGGTCGTTGGCCGCCACCGTGAGGTCTTCTGTAAAAAACGTATGCGTGTTCTTGCCCTTGGCCTTGGCTCTGTACATGGCAAGGTCGGCGCTTTGCATCAGAGCCTCCACGGTGGTGCCGTCGCCGGGGTAGCAGGCAATGCCAATGCTCGCGCTAAGATAGATGGAATATTCGTCCACGTAAAAGCAGCGGTTCAACGAATGCAGCACATTGTTTGCCAGGGCCTCAAGCTGGACCTTTCCCTGCGCCTTGCCCACAACAATGACAAATTCATCGCCGCCAGTACGGGCCACGCAGTCATCCTGCCGGGCCAGATACGTCAGACGCTCCGCAGCCTGCCGCAGGAGCTTGTCGCCCAGCGAATGCCCGAAGCTGTCGTTCACCTGCTTGAAGCGGTCAAGGTCGATGAGCAGCACGCCTACCATGCCCCCGGATTCATGCACTTCCTGCATGGCGGTTATGAGCCGCGTTGCCACCAGAGCCTTGTTGGCAAGCCCTGTGAGCAGGTCATGGTTGGCCCTGTAGGCCAGTTCCCTCTCCATTGCCGAGCGTTCCGAAATATCCAGCAGGGAAATGACAGACAGGCCGCTCTCTGGAACTTTTGCCCGGGTTACCAGCACATTGATGGTTTTTCCCATGCCGCTCCGGATTTCTGCTTCATATTTTTCACTGCCCCGTGTTGCAGAAGAGCCGAACGACAACGGCGAATGCCCTTCGCCCTTTCCCAGAAATCTGCTTATGAAGAGCTTTCCTTCAATCTCGTCCTGTGGCATGCCCACAAGGTTGGAAAATTCCGTATTTGTCAAAAATATCAGCCCTGTGCTGCTGATAACAGCCGTTGCCGTGCCGGTATTCATGAACAGGGTCTTGTACCGCTCTTCTGAACGTTGCAGTTCCTTACGTGTCGTTTCCAGATCCGTTATGTCCACAAACGATTCCAGAAAAATCTCTTCGCCCTTCATCTCAATGGCGCGCACGGATTTGACGATGGTCTTCATGGTGCCGTCCACAGACGTCAGCTGGCCTGCGAGCAGCTCGCCCTTGGGATTGCCCTTGCTCATGGGGCAGAGGTCCACCCCGCCGGGGCAGATAAATTCATGGC from Desulfovibrio sp. UIB00 harbors:
- a CDS encoding septal ring lytic transglycosylase RlpA family protein, giving the protein MCMTVRPLLVFLVALLCAALLSGCGSRSWRKGGVPGSRPYTVRGKTYYPLKSANGFVEEGTASWYGPGFHGKTTANGETYNQYAMTAAHKLLPLGTKVRVTHMGSGRSIIVRVNDRGPFVDDRVIDLSRAAASRLNILGPGTARVRIQSMGGVERMKEDGDLTGAFYVQVGAFADRVNADNLINILSQTGKRGRLIYGSNNMWNVQVGPWPDSFGAQQELDIFRAMYPGAFVVGDN
- a CDS encoding NAD-dependent epimerase/dehydratase family protein; its protein translation is MSAYSDLTKSMTAQPSRWLITGVAGFIGSNLLEHLLKLGQTVVGLDNFLTGYQKNLDMVRDIVGPEAWSRFSFIEGDIRDIDTCHAACKGVQHVLHEAALGSVPRSIDDPLLSNSCNITGYLHMLVAARDAGVKSFVYAASSSTYGDSPELPKVEDKIGSPLSPYAVTKYVDELYADVFNRCYGFSSVGLRYFNVFGQRQDPYGAYAAVIPQWFASLIKKETVFVNGDGETSRDFCYIDNVVQANLLASFAQGEATNKIYNVAFGQRTTLNELFDLIKEEVARHKPEVMSAECVHRDFRAGDVRHSLADISRAEKLLGYGPQFDVRQGLRLAGDWYAANL
- a CDS encoding glycosyltransferase family 4 protein; translation: MKIIVLGNQTKAMSNFWSVLIRHMRKAGHEVVCCAPPGDADAEAALAAQGARLRHYSLDRKGLNPLSDLRTTRELFRLFRDEKPDLLFASTIKPVIYGCMAARAAGVPHVYATITGLGYAFEADSFFKKCVNLLGRLLYRVALSGAEGVFFQNQDDIQVFRQSGILGRNARVLTARGTGVDTKRFAPSPFPNYSADGRLSGSPVFLLVARLLEAKGLPEYAEAARLLKARYPDARFQVLGPPEKGLGSVSMEQMDAWQNQGCIEYLGETRDVRPYVAAAHVLVLPSWREGTPTSIMEGMSMGRPAVVTDAPGCREVVRNGVNGYLVPIRNPQALAGAMESFITNPESIARMGQAGRELALSEFDAEKVAARILVDMRAPAIEDTL
- a CDS encoding sugar transferase — its product is MISTYRMAMMQVLDLICILLALSISGFLTVESDLSIFHDYTGATLFTIFFYMLFFYILDAYSVGNEDFKETVGRVLVACLLGIVSSATASYAFQHWRFDRETVAMLFALSLAFSLGWRWIYHLNAERLTHPLRILLVGVDRAGKVRQLLAEGLPKAEILGYVGERDQGPDAGPCLGAPFMALDIAKEKQATMILLLPDAPIDDDIAHDLLEAKLRGSMVVDIRSFYEHVVQRLPLSQINDEWLLQTEGFSLNTRGSLRRLKRALDVLISLLLLIPAAPIMLLTAIVVRLESPGPVIYKQDRVGLFEKEFTVYKFRSMRADAEKNGAVWASAHDARVTRFGKFIRKVRIDELPQIWNILKGDMSFIGPRPERMAFVTKLKETIPYYSLRHTVKPGLTGWAQVCYPYGASEDDARRKLEYDLYYIKNMSILLDINIVFKTVGVVLFPKGAR
- a CDS encoding EAL domain-containing protein produces the protein MRIKQLSFIVCAAIVGLFVLISYVTSELVVVRGVDAIESNSSAEKMKQLRNHIHAQETQLSHIAVDWACWDDAYRFIQDNNDEFARTNLRQQMLAKLNLSSIAYVSRDAANVHMVEDDADWRKPDLADEAQRLYAQLVNRLEGSSEEGLAGIIMLGSVPHIIAAQKIRDTAMLLPANGVVFMTRAIDADFIKDVEHDTLLRFTVLPVEAFNSLPVAADDMNAFKIVREDGSINSYSVVRDVFDCAAFCLRLVTGREIAQLGKRMFLQNFILIVVTGMGMLIAFLVFTEKQILRRILSMQRQAQHIEKSSEPLKKIDIQGDDEIFDLSLKINSMIDALQSNEKFLQQTLDTLQAGVITIEPGSLKVRSINAFAQQFIGLPADEIVGRPCHEFICPGGVDLCPMSKGNPKGELLAGQLTSVDGTMKTIVKSVRAIEMKGEEIFLESFVDITDLETTRKELQRSEERYKTLFMNTGTATAVISSTGLIFLTNTEFSNLVGMPQDEIEGKLFISRFLGKGEGHSPLSFGSSATRGSEKYEAEIRSGMGKTINVLVTRAKVPESGLSVISLLDISERSAMERELAYRANHDLLTGLANKALVATRLITAMQEVHESGGMVGVLLIDLDRFKQVNDSFGHSLGDKLLRQAAERLTYLARQDDCVARTGGDEFVIVVGKAQGKVQLEALANNVLHSLNRCFYVDEYSIYLSASIGIACYPGDGTTVEALMQSADLAMYRAKAKGKNTHTFFTEDLTVAANDRMALETELFRAMDSAAFEVHYQPKIDIANGAVAGCEALVRWKRADGTWIPPSVFIPLAEETGLVRRLDMYVLRKACRQQREWREQGLGNVHMSVNMSGRSIIAETFVDDVLDVLGREDMRPEHLGMEITETAFMSNMAEASRAIAALSEQGIQIYLDDFGTGYSSLYYLHTMPIASLKIDKSFIDGINAPLNASNELVKTVLTLASGLGMATVAEGVETREQIDFLAENGCSIIQGYIFSQALSGSDFATYLRSSAESIAEVMA